The genomic window TCCCCTCGGGGCAGGTGGTCACCAACGACTTCTCTCAGATCACCGAGGACTTCGCCACCGAGTGGCGCGCGTTCCACCGCGAGGGCGCCCCGGACCTGTGGCCCGCCGAGCTGGTCCCGGAGATGCGCCCGGTGATGAAGCGCATCTACACCGAGATCAACAACGGCGTGTACCGCTGCGGCTTCGCCGGTTCCCAGCAGGCCTACGACGCCGCGTACGAGCGGCTGTGGACCGCCCTCGACTGGGTGGAGGACCGGCTGGGCACACGGCGCTACCTCATGGGGGAGCACATCACCGAGGCGGACGTGCGGCTGTTCACCACCCTGGTGCGCTTCGACCCCGTCTACGTGAGCCACTTCAAGGCCTCCCGCAACAAGCTCACCGAGATGCCGAACCTGTGGGGCTACGCCCGGGACCTGTTCCAGACCCCCGGTTTCGGGGACACCGTGGACTTCCAGCAGATCAAGGAGCACTACTTCGTGGTGCACCGGGACATCAACCCCTCGGGCATCGTGCCGCTCGGCCCCGACCTGTCGAACTGGACGACGCCGCACGGCCGGGAGTCCCTGGGCGGCTCGCCGTTCGCTCCCGGCGCCACGGCCCCCGGCCCGGTGCGCGCCGAGGAGCGGGTGGACCCGGAGCACACCCCGCTGGTCTGCTGAGCGGCGCCGGGTCGAGCCGGCCCGGGCGGAGCCGGCCCCGGGGTGAGCGGGCGGGGCGCTGAGCCGCTGCCGGGCCGGTCCGGCAGCGGCGCGCGGTGGTGGGAACCGCACAAATCACGGGCGGGGCCTTTTGTGCCCACCCCTCGGGACCGGTCCCGCGCGGAGCCACTAGAGTGGATCGGGTGCCTGGCGCCTGATCCCCGCGGCACTTCCGCGCGTCCACGGCCCCTGTGGTGGTTCGCGTGCGCCGTGTCCGGGACCGGGCCGGGCGGTCCCTCCAGGGCCGCCGCACGCCCCGCCCCGGTGCCACCTCCGGGGTCCACCGTCCCACCCGATCGAGGAGATCCATGGCCCCGTACCGCAACCAGCGCGCAGCAGCCCTTCCCGCACGGCTCTCCCGCTCGTGGCTGCTCACCTCCGCGGCGGACACCTCGCTCTTCGCGCCCGCCATGGCCTCGGAGGCGGACTCCGTGGTCCTGGACATCGAGGACGCCGTGCCGGAGGAGGACAAGGACCGCGCCCGCGAGGAGATGGTCGCCGCCATGCAGGACGGCGTGAGCGCGTGGGTGCGCATCAACGACATCTCCACCCCGCACTGGGAGAAGGACCTCGCCGCCCTGAGCGAGGTCCCCCAGCTGCGGGGCATCGTGCTGGCCAAGACCGAGCACCCGGACCACATCACCAAGACCGCCATGATGAGCCGAGCGGGCACCCCCGTGGTGGCGCTGATCGAGTCCGCCGTGGGCCTCATGAACGCCTACGACATCGCCCGCGCCCCGGGCGTCTTCCGCCTGGCCTTCGGCGTGGGGGACTTCCGCAAGGACACCGGTGCCTCGGGGGATCCCATGGCGCTCGCGTTCGCGCGCTCCACCCTGGTCACGGCCTCGCGCGTGGGTGAGCTGCCCGGGCCCATCGACGGGCCCAGCAACGGCGTGTCCGGTGAGGAGCTCGAGGCGGCCTGCAAGGTCACCCAGTCCATGGGCATGACCGGCAAGCTGTGCCTGGACCCGGCGCAGACCGACACGATCAACCACGCGCTGGCCCCCAGCGAGCAGGAGATCCGGTGGGCCCGGGAGATGATCGAGCAGGCGAACTCGGGCCACGGGGGCGCGGACGGCTCCTACCTGCCCCGCCTCGCGCGCGCCCGGAAAGTCTCCGAGCTCGCCGAGACCTACGGCCTCTGGAACAGCTGAGGCCGCGCGCCCCGCGGCGTCAGCGCTCGAAGCCCCAGCCGCGCAGCAGCCGCCCCACCGCGGGGTCCGCGAGGGACTCCACCAGGAAGTGGGTGGCCATGGGCTCGGTGTGGCCGAGCGGCGCCCCCAGCACCCACAGTCCCGCGGTGCGCGCGGCGGTGCTCCCTGCGGGGGAGTCCTCCACCGCGAGGGCGTCCGCAGGGTCCACGCCGAGCCTGCGCACGGCCTCCTGGTAGATGTCGGGCGCGGGCTTGCCGCGCGGCACGTCCTCCGCGCTGACCCAGGTCCGCAGCAGGTCCGCGATCCCCACGCCGTGCATCTTGCGGTCCAGGATCGCGCTCGTGGAGTTGCTCGCCACGGCCACCGGGACGTGCCGGGCCACCGTGCGCACCGTCTCGACCGCTCCTGGCAGGGCCTCAATCACCGCTCCGACCACCTCGGCCTCGGTGTCCACGAGCCGCGCGAGGACCTCGCCCTGCCCGGGGGCCGACGTCCCCCGCTCGCGCGCCACCTCGCCGGCGCGGCCCGTGATGAACGCGGCGATGTCCTGCGCGCAGAGTCCCATCAGGTCCGCCTCGGTGCGGGCGTCGATGTCCACCCCGTAGCCGGCCGCCACCTGCTTCTGCACGCGGGCCCACGCGCTCTCGGTGTCCATCAGCACGCCGTCGCAGTCGAAGACGACGGCGCTCGGGCGCCACTGCGGGTCCGGTCCGGGCAGGGTGGGTTCCATGCCTCCAGTCAACCACGCACCCGGGCGGGCGGCGCGCGGCGGCCGGGTGCGGCGTCGTCGTGCGGGGCGAGGGTCGCACCCCGCGCTGACTAGAGTGTGGGGCATGGCTGAGCAGGCAGGGAATTCAGGGGACACCACGGTGCGGCGCCTGGCCACCGAGTACGGTGTGGCCACCGAGTACGAGGGCTTCGACGGCGAGCACGAGAGCGTTCCGGACGCCACGCTGCGCAGCGTTCTCACCGCGCTGGGGGCGGACGTGTCCGACGACGACGCCGTGGCCCGCTCCCTGCGCGAGCGCGAGTCCGCGCCGTGGCGGCGGCTGCTGCCGCCCGTGGTGGTCACCGAGGTCGGCAGGGCGGCCACCGTGGCCGTGACCACCGCCCCGGGGGACACGGTGCGCGTGCGGCTGTGGCCGGAGGGGGACCAGGACGCGGAGCGTGCCCTGGAGCCCGCCGCGGACGAGGAGCCCGAGACGCGCGAGGTGGACGGTGAGCAGCGGCGTCGTGTGCCCTACGCGCTGCCCGCGGAGCTGCCCCTGGGCTGGTACCGGCTCGAGGCGGTCACGGGATCGGGTGAGCGCGCGAGGATCGACGTGGCCGTGACGCCGCGGCGGCTGAGCACCACCGACCGGCTGCGGGGGCGTCGGCGCTGGGGGTACATGGCGCAGCTCTACTCGGTGATGTCCTCGCGCTCGTGGGGGGTGGGGGACCTCTCGGACCTCGCCTCGCTCGCGGCGCTGAGCGGTGTGCAGGGCGCGGACTACGTGCTCATCAACCCCCTGCACGCGGCCGAGCCCGAGCCGCCCGTGGAGCCCTCCCCGTACCTGCCCTCGAGCCGCCGGTTCTTCAACCCCCTGTACCTGCGCGTGGCGGACGTCGCGGAGTTCCCCTACCTGCGCCCCGCGGACCGTGAGGTGGTGGACCGCCTGGCCGCGGTGCAGCGCAAGGCCGTGCTGGACCCCTCCTCGATCGACCGGGACCCGGCCTACGCCGCCAAGCTCAAGACCCTGGAGCTGCTCTACACCGTGCGCCGCTCGCCCTACCGCCAGCAGCAGCTGGAGGCGTTCGTGGCGCAGGCGGGCCAACCGCTGCAGGACTTCGCGCTGTGGTGCGCGCTGCGCGAGGAGTTGGGGGAGGACTCCCCGCTGTGGCGGGACGAGGCGCGCTCGCCCGGGTCCCCGTACGCGCAGGAGGCCCGCACCCGGCTGGCCCACCGGGTCAACTTCCACGTGTGGCTGCAGTGGCTGCTGGACGAGCAGCTCGAGGCGGCGCAGCGCGCGGCGCACCGCGCGGGGATGGACATCGGCGTGGTGCACGACCTCGCGGTGGGCGTGCACAAGCACGGCGCGGACGCCTGGGCGCTGCAGGACGCCATGGCGGCGGGCGTGAGCGTGGGTGCCCCCGCGGACATGTACAACCAGCTGGGCCAGGACTGGAGCCAGCCCCCGTGGCACCCCGAGAAGCTCGCGGAGCTGGGCTACCGGCCGTGGCGCCAGATGATGCGCACCATCTTCCGGCACGCCGGAGGGGTGCGGATCGACCACGTGGCGGGCCTGTTCCGGCTCTGGTGGATCCCCGAGGGCAACACCGCCTCGGACGGCACGTACGTCTACTACGACCACGAGGCCATGGTGGGCGTGCTGGCGCTGGAGGCCGAGCTCGCCGGCGTGGTGGTGGTGGGCGAGGACCTCGGCACGGTCGAGGACAGCGTGCGCGAGTACCTGGAGTCCAAGGGCGTGCTGGGCACCTCGATCCTGTGGTTCGAGATGGACGGGGACGTCCCCCGGGACCCGTCCCGCTACCGGGAGCTGTGCATGGCCTCGGTCAACACCCACGACCTGCCGCCCACGCCCGGGTACCTGGAGGGCGTGCAGCTGCAGCTGCGGGAGGACCTCGGGCTGCTGGCACGCTCCCCCGAGGAGGAGCGGGAGGACGCCCGCGCCCAGCTCGAGACGTTCTTCGCGGCCGTCACGGAGGCGGGGTACCTGCCCGGAGGTGCGGACGCCGACGCCGAGACGAAGGTCGAGGCGCTCTACCGCTACCTGTGCGATGCGCCGTCCCTGCTGCTCAACGTGTCCCTCGTGGACGCCGTGGGGGAGAAGCGGATCCAGAACCAGCCGGGCACCAGCGACGAGTACCCCAACTGGCGCGTTCCGCTCGCGGACGCGGACGGCCGGCCGGTGATGCTCGAGTCCCTGCCCAGGATGCCGCGCGTGCAGCGCCTCGTGGACGTGGTCAACGAGGCTCTGGGCACCCACCGGCGCACCTCCGCCGTGACCGCGCCCGAGCAGCCGGAGCGCCGGGACCTCGCGGACCCGTTCCGCAGCGCGTCCTGAGTTACGCCGTGCGGGGGTTGCCCCGGCCGGGCAATTAGGTGAGACTTCTCTTACCTAATCTCCTGGGTGAGGAGATGGGGCCGAAGGAAAGGCATCGGGGTGGCGGGCGCGGGTCATGGACGCGCCCCCACCCCGTTGCGCTATCCCGTGCATTCCGCCGGGAGCATTCTCGATGCGCACCCACGGGGTGCATGCCCGCAGGCCCACCGGGGCGTGGATCGGGGTCCCGAGAGGGGGTGCCGGGCCCGCCAAATTGGTCAGGCGAGCCCCACCGGCTAAGATCGAGGGGCGCTCACTCGCACCGTTCTGCTGTTCCACGTTTGCGAGAGAGCCCGCAGAAGCCTAGAATCTAAGGCTGTCGTGTGGTGGAGTCCATCTACCGGCGCCTTGATCTTCACCGTCTTCGTCGTAGCGAGTGCCCTGACCGGTACTGCCGCGGGGTAAGCACACATCACGCCCGGCGCGCGAACGGTGGCATTTTCTTGAGGTGGCGGATCACTCGTGGCCACGGCTGCTGGCGGAACACCGCCCGGCGGTCACCATGCGTGCCGTCATTTCGTCGACATTGGACATTGGAGGAGAACACTATGGCAGCGCACTGCCAGGTGACCGGGGCCCAGCCGGGCTTTGGCCACAGCATCTCGCACTCGCACCGCCGCACGAAGCGCCGGTGGAACCCGAACATCCAGAAGAAGCGCTACTGGGTGCCCTCGTTGCGCCGCAACGTGACGCTCAACCTGAGCGCCAAGGGCATCAAGGTGATCGACGCGCGCGGCATCGACGCCGTGGTCAACGAGCTCATCGCACGTGGGGAGAAGATCTGAGATGGCCAAGGACAAGGACGTACGTCCCATCATCAAGCTGAAGTCCACGGCCGGCACCGGGTTCACCTACGTCACCCGCAAGAACCGCCGTAACAACCCCGACCGCCTCGTCATGAAGAAGTACGACCCGGTGGTCCGCAAGCACGTCGATTTCCGCGAGGAGCGCTGAATCCATGGCCAAGAAGTCCAAGATCGCCAAGAACGAGCAGCGCAAGGTCATCGTCGAGCGCTATGCCGCCAAGCGCGCTGAGCTGAAGAAGACCCTCGTGGACGAGAACGCCTCCCCCGAGGCCCGCGAGGAGGCCCGCCTGGGTCTGCAGAAGCTGCCCCGTGACGCCTCCCCGATCCGCGTGCGCAACCGCGACCAGATCGACGGCCGTCCCCGTGGCACCTTCCAGCGCTTCGGCATCTCCCGTGTGCGCTTCCGCGACATGGCTCACCGTGGCGAGTTGCCCGGCATCTACAAGTCCAGCTGGTAATTTCTCACCCGGAAGGGCCGAGTGACCCCCGGTCGCGGTCCGTCCCAGAGAACGCCAACCAAGTCCAGGAGGACAAGCACATGGCTATGAACCGCAGCGAACTCGTTGCCGAGGTTGCCGAGAAGTCCGGCAACACCCAGGCCGCCGTCAACGGCGTGCTGGATTCTCTCTTCGAGGTCTTCGAGAGCTCCGTCTCCAAGGGCGAGAAGATCACCATCCCCGGGTGGATGTCCGTGGAGCGCACCGACCGTGCCGCTCGCCAGGGCCGCAACCCGCAGACCGGAGAGGCCATCCAGATCCCGGCCGGCCACGGTGTCAAGCTCACCGCGGGCTCCAAGCTGAAGGCTGCCGTCTCCTCCAAGTGAGGCAGGTCTGCACGGGTGCCTCACCCGTGACTGCTCAAGGGACCGTTCACGCACTCGCGTGAACGGTCCCTTCGTGCATCCCCGCCCGCATCCCCCGCACCCCGCCGTGTTCCCGCCGCCGGTGTTCGGGCCCAGGTGGCCCTGGGCGCGAACACCTGCACCCCGGCGCACCCTTCGAGTGCGTGGGGCGCGTCACGGGCCAGAGGGGAGCGCGGTCCGTGTCCCGGCGGTGGTCGAACTCCCGCGGGCCGTGGCGCATAATGGAGGACGAATCCCATTGCGTCTGCCTCGGAGGTGTCCGGTGTCCCCTCGCGCCCACCGGCTTGCCCGGGGATGGGTTGCCGCCGTGGTGGCCACCACCCTCGCCGCGGCCTCCCACGCCGCCGTGGGGGGAGGCTGGCCCTCGCCGCTGCTCGTGGCACTGTCCACGTGCCTGGCCGCACCCGTGTGCATGCTGCTGGCCGGGCGCGTCCTCTCGCGGGGCGCCGTGGCAGCAAGTGTCGCGCTCTCCCAGGCGCTGCTCCACACGCTGTTCGCCCAGTCCGGCGGCGCGGTGCACACCGTGGACCACACCCACCACCACCTCGCGGCCGCCACGGACGGCCCTACCGTGGTGATCACCGCGGCCCCCGTCGTGGCCCACCACGGTGGCGGCATGCTCGTCGCCCACGCCGTGGCCGCGCTGGCCACCTACCTGCTGCTGCGCCACGGGGAGGTCGCGGCCTTCCGGCTGCTCGACGCCTTCTCCGTGCGCGTGCTGCGCATCCTCGCGCCCGTGCTGCGCCCGGTCACGGTGGAGGTGCCCCGGCGCACCTCCTGGACCTCGCCGCGCGCACTCACGCCCCAGCTCCTGCTGCCCTCGGTCTGCAGGTACCGCGGACCGCCCGCGTTCGCCTAGGCATCGGACGGGCCCCGCGCCCCGTGGATCCGATGCCGCCCCGGCGTCCATCGCATCCACCCCGCCGCACCAGTGCGGCCCGTCCGCGCCCTTCGGCGCAGGAGCACCCATGTCACACCGTCACACCCGTTCAGATTCCACCGTGCGGGCGGTCGCCCGCACGGCACCCCCGCTCTCCGCCGGTGGGCCGCCCGCGACGGCCGCCCTCCGAGGGCCCGGGGCGGCGCTCACCGCGGTCCTCGCGGTGCTGCTCGCCATGGTCCTCGCGCTGGCCGCCTCCGGCCCGGCGCAGGCCCACGACGAGCTCGTGCGCACCACCCCCGAGTCCGGTGCCACCCTGGAGAAGGCGCCGACGACGCTGGACCTCACCTTTTCCGGCAACATCCAGGACATCGGCAGCGAGGTCCGGGTCACGGACTCCCACGGGACGGACATGACCCGCGGCAAGCTCGCGGTGCAGAACACCAAGGTGTCCCAGCCGCTGCGCGAGGGCGGGAGCACGGACGAGACGTACACGGTCACGTGGCGCGTGGTCTCCCAGGACGGGCACCCCATCGAGGGGACCTTCTCCTACTCCGTGGGCAAGGGCTCGGGGACCACGGCGGCTCCGGCGCCCGTGGCCTCCACTTCCCAAGGTGCGGGGGAGGCCAGCGGGGACGCCGGCCAGCAGAACGTGAGCGGCACGGGGGTGCCCAGTTGGGTGCTGCCCGTGATCGGCGGCGTCGTCGCGCTGATCCTGCTGCTCGTGGTCCTCGCCTTCGCCACCCGTCCGCGGCAGCGCTGACACCCGGACCGGCAGGCAGGGCGCGCCCCGCGCCGGTCCCGACCACTCATCACACTCATCGACCGAACGGTGCCTGCCCCGTGAGGCCGGGCCTGCCCACGCGGTGGAGTCCGAGCCCCGGAGCGGACCGCGCGGGCACGGCGGGGACCTCGGCGTCCCCGGCCCGGCACCCGCACCCCGCGGGAACCACCACGCAGGGCGAGCCGCGGTACATGCCATGGGCAGCATGCCACCCGTGGCGGCCCGCCGGCACCCGACGGTCGCACACTCGAAGGATTCACACCATGAACACCACCACCCACACCTCCTCCCGCCCCGACCGACGCGTGCGTCCCGCCCACCGGGCGGTGGCGGCCGTCACCGTGCTGGGGCTGGGCCTCGCCGCGCTGACCGGCTGCTCCGCGCAGAACGGTGAGCAGGCGCCGTCGGCCTCCGGCAGCAGCTCCGCCTCCCACGCCGCGGCCGCCGGGGCCCTGAAGATCGAGGACGGCTGGGCGAAAGCCGCGGACTCGGGCATGACGGCCGTGTTCGGCAAGGTCACCAACACCTCGGACAAGGAGGTCACGCTCAAGAGCGCGGCGGCCCACGGCACCGCGGACGACGTCCAGATGCACGAGACCGTGAAGGATCCAAAGACCGGGGCCACGGAGATGAAGGAGAAGAAGGACGGCTTCACGATCGCCCCCGGGCAGAGCGTGAACCTGGAGCCGGGCGGGAACCACATCATGCTGATGGGCCTCACGTGCTCGCTCAAGGCAGGCAGCGACCTCACGCTGCAGCTGGAGACCGACGGCGGCACCCAGGACGTGAGCGTCCCGGTGCGCGACTACTCGGGCGCCAAGGAGAACTACGCACCGGGCGAGGAGGCGAGCGCGTCCGCGAGCGATCACGGCTCGGACGCCTTCCACGGCTCCCACGGGAGTGGCTCGGGCGAGCATGCATCCCACGGCGGGATGGACATGTCCTCGCCCTCCTCCTCCGCACTGCCGGAGTGCCATGCCCAC from Kocuria rhizophila DC2201 includes these protein-coding regions:
- a CDS encoding glutathione S-transferase family protein, which encodes MAQETGAHEDEQYSTAGHYVHAGEEFTRDTSYIEDRIVADPEHAELAAGARAWPVAPGRYRLIAARACPWANRTLIVRRLLGLEDAISVGLPGPTHDSRSWRFDLDPDGRDPVLGTQGLQQNYFARFPDYPRGITVPAIVDVPSGQVVTNDFSQITEDFATEWRAFHREGAPDLWPAELVPEMRPVMKRIYTEINNGVYRCGFAGSQQAYDAAYERLWTALDWVEDRLGTRRYLMGEHITEADVRLFTTLVRFDPVYVSHFKASRNKLTEMPNLWGYARDLFQTPGFGDTVDFQQIKEHYFVVHRDINPSGIVPLGPDLSNWTTPHGRESLGGSPFAPGATAPGPVRAEERVDPEHTPLVC
- the rpmG gene encoding 50S ribosomal protein L33 — its product is MAKDKDVRPIIKLKSTAGTGFTYVTRKNRRNNPDRLVMKKYDPVVRKHVDFREER
- a CDS encoding copper chaperone PCu(A)C — translated: MNTTTHTSSRPDRRVRPAHRAVAAVTVLGLGLAALTGCSAQNGEQAPSASGSSSASHAAAAGALKIEDGWAKAADSGMTAVFGKVTNTSDKEVTLKSAAAHGTADDVQMHETVKDPKTGATEMKEKKDGFTIAPGQSVNLEPGGNHIMLMGLTCSLKAGSDLTLQLETDGGTQDVSVPVRDYSGAKENYAPGEEASASASDHGSDAFHGSHGSGSGEHASHGGMDMSSPSSSALPECHAH
- a CDS encoding copper resistance CopC family protein is translated as MSHRHTRSDSTVRAVARTAPPLSAGGPPATAALRGPGAALTAVLAVLLAMVLALAASGPAQAHDELVRTTPESGATLEKAPTTLDLTFSGNIQDIGSEVRVTDSHGTDMTRGKLAVQNTKVSQPLREGGSTDETYTVTWRVVSQDGHPIEGTFSYSVGKGSGTTAAPAPVASTSQGAGEASGDAGQQNVSGTGVPSWVLPVIGGVVALILLLVVLAFATRPRQR
- a CDS encoding HU family DNA-binding protein, giving the protein MAMNRSELVAEVAEKSGNTQAAVNGVLDSLFEVFESSVSKGEKITIPGWMSVERTDRAARQGRNPQTGEAIQIPAGHGVKLTAGSKLKAAVSSK
- a CDS encoding HAD family hydrolase; the protein is MEPTLPGPDPQWRPSAVVFDCDGVLMDTESAWARVQKQVAAGYGVDIDARTEADLMGLCAQDIAAFITGRAGEVARERGTSAPGQGEVLARLVDTEAEVVGAVIEALPGAVETVRTVARHVPVAVASNSTSAILDRKMHGVGIADLLRTWVSAEDVPRGKPAPDIYQEAVRRLGVDPADALAVEDSPAGSTAARTAGLWVLGAPLGHTEPMATHFLVESLADPAVGRLLRGWGFER
- the rpsN gene encoding 30S ribosomal protein S14, whose product is MAKKSKIAKNEQRKVIVERYAAKRAELKKTLVDENASPEAREEARLGLQKLPRDASPIRVRNRDQIDGRPRGTFQRFGISRVRFRDMAHRGELPGIYKSSW
- the malQ gene encoding 4-alpha-glucanotransferase — translated: MAEQAGNSGDTTVRRLATEYGVATEYEGFDGEHESVPDATLRSVLTALGADVSDDDAVARSLRERESAPWRRLLPPVVVTEVGRAATVAVTTAPGDTVRVRLWPEGDQDAERALEPAADEEPETREVDGEQRRRVPYALPAELPLGWYRLEAVTGSGERARIDVAVTPRRLSTTDRLRGRRRWGYMAQLYSVMSSRSWGVGDLSDLASLAALSGVQGADYVLINPLHAAEPEPPVEPSPYLPSSRRFFNPLYLRVADVAEFPYLRPADREVVDRLAAVQRKAVLDPSSIDRDPAYAAKLKTLELLYTVRRSPYRQQQLEAFVAQAGQPLQDFALWCALREELGEDSPLWRDEARSPGSPYAQEARTRLAHRVNFHVWLQWLLDEQLEAAQRAAHRAGMDIGVVHDLAVGVHKHGADAWALQDAMAAGVSVGAPADMYNQLGQDWSQPPWHPEKLAELGYRPWRQMMRTIFRHAGGVRIDHVAGLFRLWWIPEGNTASDGTYVYYDHEAMVGVLALEAELAGVVVVGEDLGTVEDSVREYLESKGVLGTSILWFEMDGDVPRDPSRYRELCMASVNTHDLPPTPGYLEGVQLQLREDLGLLARSPEEEREDARAQLETFFAAVTEAGYLPGGADADAETKVEALYRYLCDAPSLLLNVSLVDAVGEKRIQNQPGTSDEYPNWRVPLADADGRPVMLESLPRMPRVQRLVDVVNEALGTHRRTSAVTAPEQPERRDLADPFRSAS
- a CDS encoding HpcH/HpaI aldolase/citrate lyase family protein, which gives rise to MAPYRNQRAAALPARLSRSWLLTSAADTSLFAPAMASEADSVVLDIEDAVPEEDKDRAREEMVAAMQDGVSAWVRINDISTPHWEKDLAALSEVPQLRGIVLAKTEHPDHITKTAMMSRAGTPVVALIESAVGLMNAYDIARAPGVFRLAFGVGDFRKDTGASGDPMALAFARSTLVTASRVGELPGPIDGPSNGVSGEELEAACKVTQSMGMTGKLCLDPAQTDTINHALAPSEQEIRWAREMIEQANSGHGGADGSYLPRLARARKVSELAETYGLWNS
- the rpmB gene encoding 50S ribosomal protein L28, translated to MAAHCQVTGAQPGFGHSISHSHRRTKRRWNPNIQKKRYWVPSLRRNVTLNLSAKGIKVIDARGIDAVVNELIARGEKI